The Ananas comosus cultivar F153 linkage group 4, ASM154086v1, whole genome shotgun sequence region CAAGAAGCTGGATATTTGTTGCCCTTAACTTCGGGTCTTCACAACCAAATGGGCAACGCGAATTTCTCATTGGCAACATTCTCCAATCCGTTTAACTACTCGTTTAACTACCCACTGAATGTTGCAGATTTTAGTGGCAATAATGCGGAGGCAAGTTGGTACATCCCCCTACTGAATCCTACGCATTTCTGGAGCCCCTACTTCCTAACTCCCACAGCAGGCGGAACAGGATCGGCAAGTTTCAATACTATGCAATCTTCAATCCCTTCAATGAATGCTAATAGCATGCCTGGTTCAAATGTTCTTTATGGCCCTAATAGCAACCTGGACAATGATAGTCTGCTTATGTTGCCCTCATCAGTTAGTACACCAGAATCACTAGGAAAAGGTAAGAATATCTCGGTGTCTAGTTCAAGctatgttgcacagatacggatacggggatacggatacgacacgatacggatacggtgatacggcaatttctaaaacttctaggatacgatacgcgggatatacttaaataaaatattattttaaatatatttaaatgtatgttgattatatgtaatgatatattgagaacaattagaatatctagactatattaaggaatatattctaatatgcattaacttgtataattaTTCTACAtttgttcataaaaaaaaataatcaatcatataaaataataattcaaaaagtatcaaaccaactatcattcaacttgatcaaatgataacaataaatatatagtcgcacaaactagataattagccattcaatatatatgtctgatttgttagttctattattaaaatagtaataaaaaaatatgctaacaatttaatagagaaggaaaaaaaaatcatattttctatagcctttgttgcttaatactaggttgacaaattagatggaagagagtaaatactgtgtgaagatagaacgagagggagcgccttctaccattcaagaacaaaaagatagatgaaatgacaaattgaacagatattggtgtttttctcactcttttccttctttccaataggtttggacgtgagcttttaaaaaaattttaagtttcaatcattttagaccaaaaaagaaacgggccgtgtcccccccgtatccccccgtatccctcacgtatccgagccgtatccgatatttttttattttttaaaaatgccagatacttcattcccgtatcggacacgtatcgggcgcgtatcggtatccgatacgtatccgaTACGGATACGGcataaaatttgaagtatccATGCTTCATAGAGTTCAAGCCAAGCTATTGAGCCTAACATGATCGCAGATAAAGGCAAAAGCCCCCTACCATACCAAAGCCAAGCTATTGAGCCTAAGAGCCACTTCAATGCATTTTTTAGCCTTGGAGTTGAAGGGAGAAGCTCAATGAGGAGAGTCGAACCAAGCCATGTGGACGCAAATTTAGTCACCAGTGAACAGGAATGCTCAAAGGGGAAGGATACCGTACAATCATCATCCGTCTATGACTCAGTTCCCTGTCCATTAGGATCAACAGGTACTGAACTCAATCCAAGCTCGACATCGACTGATCCCAACAAGCCAAGGACTCTCAATCTATTTGGTGGCCCAAAGTAAAGCTTAATTTATCTCTCTGCTAGGTTTGAATCCGACCTCCCGAAGAGTCTAAACTTACATTCTGCTATCTCGATATTATGCATTTGAACTATTGGTTGGCCTTGttttcttttatgcatttgaACTGCTGGTTGACTTTGTTTGCTTTTGTTGTTTGACTTTGTTTAGTATCGAACTATTATGAATTGAGAATGATATTATCTGAATCTTTTATGTGTGTTGTAACATGCTTGTGAGGTTACAATGGTAGGTTTTGTGATTGAGCACATATGCAAACCCAGTTTATTCATTTTGAAAGTACTGGACATAAACTGGGTCCATCTGAGAATTTTATAGCAGAGAAGTGGTTGTATTACTACTAAATATTTATGTTAATTGTTGGAATTCAGCTTTCATTGATTTATCaagatattttcttttattttaacctATTTATGATTCCTGTATTTGACCTTATGGGGAAAAAAAGTGCAAATTTGAGTACTCTGAAAGTATGatgtttacttctttttttcttttgttggaaGGTTAAAAGCATTTCAATGTGTTGATTACTTTGCCCTATTATATATGGGGTTGCAATTTGAGTTAGCATAATTTTCTCCTTTATGTTATTTTTGGTTAAGATTGATTCGTGCTGCGTTGATTTCCGAAATAATTTGTGTTGTTTCTGGCTTCCAGTGAAATTGCCCCTGTTCTTATTGACATCTCTAGAATTGCATTGTTGCCCCCTTTTTTATATGCTGTTAATGTCTtgattggataaaattttactGGAAAGCTCTCCAACGACATTTCGGTGGGAGTCTTTAATCTGCTGTTGCGTATTAATTTTGCCTTCATTCAAGGGTTTGTTATGTgttttttcatataaaaatttaaaaagatttttaaacTCTAGAATAAAGGGCTATAATGTTTGGATAGTAGGAAAATTTACAAATGACACAGCTTTTGAGGCTTCTCAATATGGCATTGTTGGGGATCTAGACTGAAGTTCTCTGTTTCAACAGTATAATGTCATAGGGATTGCCAAGCGCATATTTGACTTGAATGGtagggggttttttttttttttttttggagaatttaaagtaggaaaaatttcaaatatcatttaTGTGATTTTGcgttttttcattttagtatcatgtggtttaaaatgtattattttactaccctgtggtttcgtttttttgTCCGTTATtttttccattaatttttttgttatatgGATGAtaagtcaaaataaaaaattcggtaaattatagaatattagagggaatatttaataaactgaagtttttttttgtatataatctAATGGTAAGTTAACGGACGTACggacgaaaataaaaaaaaaagtaactatagaatactaaagtgatatatttttaactatattttatattatatagtattaaagtgaaaaggTATGAAATCAAAGCGATCGTGGtgtttgaagtttatcctttagggtgtgtttggttcgcgctattttttcaaaatttttagtaatttaataagaataaaaaactaTGACGGTGTTTGattaaacgcactaagtaatctagttggtaatagtAAATTTACTCAGGAATGAGATGCattccaaagtactaatctcattcctttgagagAGGGTAGGTATctttatattaatagattggggtaattataatatgtctaatttcttttttttttctcactcgccgactagttggtattatttttctttacactctaatatatctctctctaaacttatctttttctatttctttaattatactctctctttctaatctatattttctttctttcttctaaaaggatgttagaaattttttatagtattatttaaaattaattaaaaaaaataaattaactaattgtatatttttcgtaatcttaaatagcatgactaaataatatgaccctGCGAATAAAATATCGAAATattacattcttagtaataagattaatagaaataagattttcGAATATCATTTTTCATAGTGCGAATCAAATGCGTCtttaaagtattttcttaaTGATATGTCcacagaaaataataatttactggACTTGTTCCACAACACTATTCATGGAGTCATTTATCTATTATTTACACATACCATATCTAGTTTTAATTATCaccataaaatataattttacttaaattttaaaaagttacttTATTGTATGTAGTAGGAATTGAGAGTAAAATATGTAAACTAATTATCACATACTCACCATAGATGACGTGGCAGGTCGAGCCTAGGCACGTTTCCTAGTTGACATGaaacggtaaaaaaaaataataaaaaataaataaataaacttcaaataccatcaaattttttttttttaagtataagatagtttaaagtttaatttaatatcatgttattttatttttttcttttcatcggTCTCTCTAttgattttttgttaaattatatataaaaatttcagatCTTCCACTTATCGTtcatcgaatattcactttactattttttttagttttaactttgttacgatttaacaaaaaaaaattagtaaaaaaataataaaaaagaaaaataaaattacagcagaaaaatatgaaaatggacttttttataaaataactctctagaaattaaaattcgacAGAATAACgttaccaaaattttatttataaaattaattttcttttcgccacgtgggcgtcACGTCAGGCATTTTTCACACAAACGATTTACCATCTTTCTGACTCATgtgtactaaagtaaaaaaaatataaaactgcATGAATGATATTTACAATTtttctagaaaaagaaaaagaaaaaaaaaagaaaaagaaaaagaaagagagatcatGGGAGCTTTGAACTTCTCGGGGAGGATCCTCTTCCCTTCTCCCCCTCCCTTCGACCGTTCCCCTCCTCTTCACCTTCACCTTCCCCACTTTCCCCACtccaaaccctaaaaaaaaaaccctaatccccATTTCCCCATCCCCCACACCTTGCTCCTATGGAGGCGCTCCTCTGCCACAAGCTTGGCGACCCCGCGCTCCCGACCTCCGATCCCTCCTCTCCGATCGCCGTCTCCGCCTCCCACCCGGTCCCCGCCCTCGCCTCCCCCACCTCCGTTAGGGTTCGGGTCCGCGCCACGAGCCTCAACTACGCCAACTACCTCCAAATCCTCGGCAAGTACCAGGAGAAGCCCCCACTCCCCTTCATCCCCGGCTCCGATTACTCCGGCGTCGTCGACGCCGTAGGCGACGCCGTGTCCTCGTTCAAGGTCGGTGACAGGGTCTGCTCGGTCGCCGCGCTCGGATCCTTCGCCGAGTTCATCGTCGCCGACGAGAAGGATCTGTAAGTAATCTCGCAAATCTAGCGATATCTCTCTTCTTATTGGTATATAATTCTGAAAACTGTCGTAATGAGGGTGTTAGACTGCTACTGTGGTGTGAAAGAATAGAAAAAGGACAAAATTTGGACCAAAACCAGCCTTTGTTTACTCATCCAAAGATGAGAAGAAGCATAAAAGAAAATCACGGCTAATGATGTAGATTGCCTTACAATCTAAGGCCTAGTTTGGGAATGCGATGTCCAGAAGCATCATTTTGATGTTTTGCGGACTCCAAAACTTCGAAAGTGTTTTGAATCTTTCGTCCATGATGCTTTAAAATGGTGGTGCAAACTGCCACCGGAGATGCGTTATCAGTGGAGGGAAGCTCTATAGTGCTTGCAGAGTTTTTAGGTTCTCCGAAGCTTCAAAGCATATCTTATTGACAACACAAATCCAAAACTAGGCCTAAGTTGAGTATGCCATTTGCTTCGTGTAACAGGTGCTTTATATGATATCTATGATCATAATGGTTGGAAACATGGCGTCTTTATTTCAAACTTTGTGCTAGTACAAACTTGAATTGTAATTgactaattttattaatttgttttcgCTGAACAAGATTTTTAGTGCCTGAGGGATGTGACCTTGTTGCAGCTGGAGCCTTACCTGTAGCATTTGGTACTTCGCATGTAGCTCTTGTTCACAGAGCACAATTGAAGTCTGGTCAGGTTTGTTGCTCTCTTTTCACTGGCCTTGTTATCTGATGAAGATATTATAGTAGACACTTTGTAGACTTGAGATCACTTATTGCCTTCTCTTGCGAGCTAAAATTGGAACTAAGTTGGAACTGTTACTTTTCAATGATTCATTTAATGGGAGAGGATGGAGCAACTGATGATCTAAAATAAATCTTCCTGCTGCTAATCTGAAGAAATTTTCCCAAATGTCTCCCTTTTGCTTTTCAGCATTCCATCTTTTTCTGCACTCAATTTTCATCTGCATTTCTTGTCTTTTTCTCAGTTACCCTCTCTATTGAAAATTACCGGAAAGAGTGAACACCAAAACTACTAATTTGCAGCACTTTTTATGTTATTCTTGCAACATAAGTCATCCCAGTAAATTACCTTTCAATTGGTACCGGGCATCCCCTACCATAAAACAATTGATTGTTTAATCCATTTCCTTCTGACCCATGGTAAGGTGGTGCAGAATGCCTGGAAAACATCCTTTTTCATAAACAAGCTCTTGCTGATGCTTAATATAGCACACCTTTTGCGTATCAATATCAAGCAGAGTACTGTGAGACAATAAAGaaactaaaaatatttatatttttatttgatgattttgaagTTGCTCTTTTAGATGACGATTAGTTAATAGAAGTCTCAAAAATTACAGGTACTACTTGTTCTTGGTGCTGCCGGTGGTGTTGGGCTTTCGGCTGTGCAAATAGGGAAAGTTTGTGGTGCTGTCATAATTGCTGTTGCTAGGTAGTTGCCTATAAGTTGAACCATCCACAATTTTATTTGCCTTTACAAATTGCATAAAGATATTTCACTTCAACTGCATTTAACTTTCAGGGGATTGGAAAAGGTGCAATTTCTCCAGTCACTAGGAGTTGACCATGTCGTTGACTCAAGCAAGGAAAATATTATAGAAAGCGTGAGAAATTTCCTCAAGACAAGAAGGCTTAAAGGAGTCGACGTTCTGTATGATCCGGTGGGTGGCAAACTAATGAAGGACAGCATGAAGCTTTTGAACTGGGGTGCTAATATTCTGGTTATTGGATTTGCTAGCGGTGAAATACCCGTCATCCCAGCAAATATTGCACTTGTGAAGGTACTTCTAATTAATACAGCAGATGCATCGGATGCACATTTCTAAGTATAATTCTCTCTATTGATCATTTTTGTGCCTGTTGATCCCTGTCGAGCTCTTACTGCGCGGGGAAGGGCATGAAGCTCTATCATACAAAACACCTAATGCTGTGCTCTTCGTGAGCTCCTTATTACCCAGAACAGATTTATTAACAGCTGTCTGCTGGGTCATTCCATTAAGAAAAAGCACTTGCTGCTGTCTGACCACTTCTATGTCCAGAAATATATACTTCCATCTGCATTGCTGACTTATATTTGTGTATCTTTGATCATAGAACTGGACTATTCATGGACTCTATTGGGGTAGCTACAAAATACATCGACCCTACGTTCTTAATGACTCTCTCAAGGAGCTCCTCTCATGGCTATCAAAAGGATTAATATCCATTCAGATTTCACATGCCTACCGGCTATCAGAGGTAAAAGCTTCTACTAGTATAGACAATTCATAGATAGGTTATAAGTCGGCTAACAGCGATATAAACTGGCTTTTAGTTCTTTGTCTTATGGAGTCCTAATGGAAGGACTTGGAGGGGATCTGGAGGaaatttatatttcaacttGTTTCTACGTGCATACTGCATACCATAGAATTGTTATTTTAGTGGCAGCGAAGTGTAtctactattcaaaattcttGCTTGCTTTACATCATTTGCTTTCTATTTTTGACAGGCAAATCTTGCATTTTCTGCCCTGAAAGATAGGAAAGCCTTGGGCAAGGTGATGATCGTCATGGAAAATTCGTCAATGAGATCTAAACTTTGAATGTCGTGCACATGAAGTAGAAGCATCTAGGGGCAGTGTAAGTGGTTACTTGGCCTTCCGTAAATGAGTTTGTAATCGAATCCTTGATCAAATGTAATCGCCGCACTTGTCTGATAGTTTGAATTGCGGATGCTTCCccaaataaaaatgtcgaataATAGTGCTTTTTCTGTTTGGTGGCTTGGGAGACCACTGTTCAATCAAGCCAACAGGGACTATGTAATTGAATGTGTTAATAGCATAAATAATAGTTATTGCAGTTGTTGTTGTGAATTTATGGTTATTTCTTTAACTACTTATTCTATTTCTAcagatttatatatttagagttGATAAAAACAATACTCTGATATGCGGTTGGGCCGTATTAAATGCTTCGTCCCCTTATTTACCAATTGCAATTATGTTGCAGATAATGGGCTAGAAAATAGCTAAATTGTTTCCAAATGTTACATGTATTGCATCGAAAAGCATTCTCCATGAAGGTTTCTAGAGTGATGCAACAAATCAATTTTCCCAACATATTATCAAGAAACATCAAAGATAGTGCACCACAAAATACACAACAATTATTATTTAAACTGTTAGCGTGATCAATGCACACCGAAAACAAGATAACAAGCGAGTTCATCGGAGCACCAATTTCTAAGGATAGAGTTATCTATTCTATGCAACAGGATTAACTCCTATTAATTGTTAAGGTAAAATGCATTTTCCAGCAGAAAATATCACAGCGCCAAACAAGCCGAACTCCTAAGCCGCGCTGGTGATACAACAGAGAGAATTCATGGTACGCATATGCATTTCAGTTTACACAACTACTTGTTATCTTCGGTTTACACAAATACTTGTTACCAAGATTTATTGTCAGATGAAACTAAGACAATCAACACGAGATTTATTCATGTAACTAAGAAGCTACGGTGTCGTGCACTCTTCATTTATTCCAGTTTTAGAAGATATTAGTAGCTACTGTCCATAGATCAAATCACAATGTAGTGATGAAGCGACGGTTCTTGATTCGCACTAGGTGGATTGCGAAAACTAGGGTTTTTGAAGAGAATGTACAATTAAGTGCAATCATATATGTACAGTAGATTGAAAGCATAATCTCCTATTCATATACATTTGAAATGGATAGAGATTGCTATTTCAATTCAGGTGGTGGCTGGTCTTGTCCGATGGCTTTCGGCTGTCAGAAACCGGACGTACTCCTTCTGCAACATCGCACCACCGTTCACCTGGTCAAAGTTGCACTTATAGAAACTGAAAACaagaaatattttgattagAGACATTTAACTAAAAgaaatgcaacaaaaaaaaaatcaggattTTTGGCTTATGGAGACTTCAGATACGCTAGATTGTAACCCAATAGCATCAATTGTCGATGTGAATGCTGCAAAATTGAGTTTGGGTGGAAGTATCCCCCTTCCTCAGCTTAGCTTTGTTGATATTTCCCTCCAATGGTAAGCAtagagagaggggaggagaagCATTGGGGATAAAGTCATATTATGTTTAAACTTGCTACAACTCATTTGCAGGTTTAAAATTAATAAGGGAAAAAAACGTTGATCTAGAAAATACCTTCTCAATAACAGATAAATAGAAAACCCAGACATCCAAACCTAGCATTAGAAATAATTTGCTTACTGGAAATcttagttaaaaaaagaaaaactaattatGTGATCAATAGGAAGTTTTACTGTACCCTAAATTTAGACTGAAATATATGCAAATGCTTCAGAAATTCATCAGTTGCAAGAGATCATAATGGGGAAATAGGAAGCTTAGGAAATTTTTCAGATACCAAGGTCAAAAACTGTATTACTTGTTTTACACGAGAATAATATTAGTACCTGCCATCCATGCCAATGATAATAACTGTATTTTGAGCTCCGAATGCAGTAATATAGCGTGTGCCCTCTGGTAAATGGAATTGAGCAAACGACCATTCCGAACTAAAGTACTTTGGTAGAACACCTGGAAATTTTCAACACGTGAATTGCCGTTAACCTAGACACCCATCATGCTTGGATGATTAATAAGCAAGAAAAATTAGATGCATAAACCGGTGAGCTACATTATATTCACATATCTTAAATCACATAATCGAGCAAAGCTATGCTATACAAAGAACCAGTTGCGGTgtatttctttcattttcaaGTTCAACATCATTACATTTTATGATATCAAGATGATAAAGGATAAAAGACCCATGTTTCTATTGAAGAAATATCAATAACACTGAATGGAATTCGTTCTACATGTCATTGTCTGAACTATACAGAACTTTGGCACTAAAATTAATGTATCAGACAACATCTAGAACCAGGAATCATCCAAACATCCAAGTAAAGAGCAAAGACCAATGATAAAAGAcccatgttttttttctttttttctctatggACATACTTTATTATGCTACTGCATAATTTTGTAAACTCTACAATTGTAGGTTCTGTTTGACAATAAGAAACCAAAACTTTAGGCTTTGTTTAGtatcgtgttttttttttaacagtaactttatataatttgatatatatatatatatatatatatatatattgcaaagtAAACACTTCAGATGAAATGGTTGCAATCAATTCACTATCCATCCCTACACtttttgatatataaaattctattcaaaaaaataaaaaaacaaacacgATGCCAAATTCACTATCCACTCCTacacttttttatattaaaaaaaattctatttaaaataataaaaaagaatcacAATGCCAAACAAGGCCTTTGTAGTAGcttttttagcttttttgtttcttaaaaaaagaaaaaaaaagagtttgcaAGCTAACCAACAACAACCAGAACAGAATAGTCTACTCCAGATGCCTTCAACACATAGTTAACTTAAGCATAAACAAAAGCCGAAACCATAATGCCAAACATGCCTTAGAAACTTCACAAATCACCAAAAATAGCACCAATCTaaaatatgcatatattttaaaagattcaCTACTCATACTATGATAATCCGCCCAAAGTCcaggaaacaaaaaaaggaatGCCGCCAAGCATGATATCCTTACCTCTCATGAAAGACAAGGATGAGCTGGGATTCGCACCAGTATTCGGAGATATAAGGGCATctagagaagaggaggaggtcTGATGAGTTATTCCTGCTGGAACTTGAGCAGCACCATGCTGGTCGGATGCATCTTCCCCTGCCACTCTAACTCTGAGACTGAAAATGTGGACAGTGCCTTTGTCACTGGACACTGCCAACCACTGCACGTTCGGAGACAGAGCAATGCTGTATATATCAGCTCTGTCAAGTCCCCGACGTACCTGTAAATCAGTACTTGAAATTAGTACTGATTATGCATAAAATGATCAAACATTCAAATGTGTAATGTTGGAAACATCAAAAGTAGAAGAATTCACAAGATAATGGCTTTATTTCCCTTAGTATTAATGGAACATAAGACAATCTACAAGGTCAAAGATTGTTAATGGAT contains the following coding sequences:
- the LOC109709570 gene encoding quinone oxidoreductase-like protein 2 homolog, with the translated sequence MEALLCHKLGDPALPTSDPSSPIAVSASHPVPALASPTSVRVRVRATSLNYANYLQILGKYQEKPPLPFIPGSDYSGVVDAVGDAVSSFKVGDRVCSVAALGSFAEFIVADEKDLFLVPEGCDLVAAGALPVAFGTSHVALVHRAQLKSGQVLLVLGAAGGVGLSAVQIGKVCGAVIIAVARGLEKVQFLQSLGVDHVVDSSKENIIESVRNFLKTRRLKGVDVLYDPVGGKLMKDSMKLLNWGANILVIGFASGEIPVIPANIALVKNWTIHGLYWGSYKIHRPYVLNDSLKELLSWLSKGLISIQISHAYRLSEANLAFSALKDRKALGKVMIVMENSSMRSKL